One window of Nymphaea colorata isolate Beijing-Zhang1983 chromosome 11, ASM883128v2, whole genome shotgun sequence genomic DNA carries:
- the LOC116264745 gene encoding F-box protein At1g61340-like isoform X1 has translation MMALGRSSSFAEDGGNYSECSPDLPETCSQDNDGSELIECLQRIGRKRIRVPSRSGMAAVDLRCDSKCLKSMASTNSGCGEESLNLEALPLDVLVQIMCGVEYDDLMQLFLVSKGIREAALIAKESHFAFSTPKPKRRATRSNSSDSFGPSSLKLDETEAPNAPIRREYWKTRAGKKFAEISVNLFPSASEF, from the exons ATGATGGCATTGGGAAGGAGTTCGAGTTTTGCAGAGGATGGTGGGAATTATTCGGAATGTTCGCCGGATTTGCCTGAAACGTGTAGCCAGGATAATGATGGTTCAGAGCTGATCGAATGCTTGCAAAGGATCGGCAGGAAACGAATTCGCGTTCCAAGTCGGTCGGGCATGGCGGCGGTCGATCTCCGCTGTGATAGCAAGTGCCTGAAATCGATGGCATCAACGAATTCAGGGTGTGGTGAGGAAAGCTTGAATCTCGAAGCTCTGCCTCTGGACGTTTTG GTTCAGATTATGTGTGGAGTCGAATATGATGATCTGATGCAGCTATTTCTAGTCTCCAAGGGAATCAGGGAAGCT GCCTTGATTGCTAAGGAAAGTCATTTTGCTTTCAGCACTCCCAAACCAAAACGACGTGCAACAAGATCCAATTCATCTGACTCATTTGG CCCAAGTTCACTGAAGTTGGATGAAACTGAAGCACCAAATGCTCCAATTCGACGTGAGTACTGGAAGACCAGAGCAGGCAAGAAATTTGCTGAAATTTCAGTGAATTTGTTTCCATCGGCTTCGGAATTTTGA
- the LOC116264745 gene encoding F-box protein At1g61340-like isoform X2, producing MMALGRSSSFAEDGGNYSECSPDLPETCSQDNDGSELIECLQRIGRKRIRVPSRSGMAAVDLRCDSKCLKSMASTNSGCGEESLNLEALPLDVLIMCGVEYDDLMQLFLVSKGIREAALIAKESHFAFSTPKPKRRATRSNSSDSFGPSSLKLDETEAPNAPIRREYWKTRAGKKFAEISVNLFPSASEF from the exons ATGATGGCATTGGGAAGGAGTTCGAGTTTTGCAGAGGATGGTGGGAATTATTCGGAATGTTCGCCGGATTTGCCTGAAACGTGTAGCCAGGATAATGATGGTTCAGAGCTGATCGAATGCTTGCAAAGGATCGGCAGGAAACGAATTCGCGTTCCAAGTCGGTCGGGCATGGCGGCGGTCGATCTCCGCTGTGATAGCAAGTGCCTGAAATCGATGGCATCAACGAATTCAGGGTGTGGTGAGGAAAGCTTGAATCTCGAAGCTCTGCCTCTGGACGTTTTG ATTATGTGTGGAGTCGAATATGATGATCTGATGCAGCTATTTCTAGTCTCCAAGGGAATCAGGGAAGCT GCCTTGATTGCTAAGGAAAGTCATTTTGCTTTCAGCACTCCCAAACCAAAACGACGTGCAACAAGATCCAATTCATCTGACTCATTTGG CCCAAGTTCACTGAAGTTGGATGAAACTGAAGCACCAAATGCTCCAATTCGACGTGAGTACTGGAAGACCAGAGCAGGCAAGAAATTTGCTGAAATTTCAGTGAATTTGTTTCCATCGGCTTCGGAATTTTGA